A DNA window from Augochlora pura isolate Apur16 chromosome 9, APUR_v2.2.1, whole genome shotgun sequence contains the following coding sequences:
- the P5cdh1 gene encoding delta-1-Pyrroline-5-carboxylate dehydrogenase 1 yields MLSLCRQAIIANSQKVSTRCLGTIVPVPNPPEFPLENEPILSYQKGSPERAELEKVLDKMAKECEEVPLVIGNEEIKTDLCRYQVMPHNHKAKIAKYHWATPDLVKKAIDVAVKAQREWEKCSIDKRIQIWLKAADLMANKYRQQLNAATMLGQSKTVIQAEIDSAAELIDFFKMHAYFAKDSLKYQPISPDKSTLNSMRYRGMDGFIAAVSPFNFTAIGGNLSYTPALMGNAVLWKPSDTALLSNWWIFKICREAGVPPGVVNFVPCEGPVFGDTITASPYLSGINFTGSVPTFNRLWMQVGQNLGKYKNYPKLIGECGGKNFHFVHASADAESVAYGTIKSAFEFNGQKCSACSRMYVPESLWPKIKEALLSIRKKLTIGDVRDFTMFSGAVIDAVAFKRISGYIEHAKKSPNLEVIGGGNYNDSRGYFVDPTIVVTKDPKDKIMTEEIFGPVLTIYVYKDSKLDETMKLVESSTPYALTGSIFGQDEQWARKALEEFKYTAGNFYVNDKSTGSVVGQQPFGGSRMSGTNDKAGGPHYVLRWASPQSIKETFVPLREYDYPYMRS; encoded by the exons atgtTGAGTCTTTGCCGTCAAGCGATTATAGCTAACAGTCAAAA AGTTAGTACGAGATGTCTGGGAACAATTGTACCAGTACCGAACCCACCTGAATTTCCATTAGAAAATGAACCTATTCTTAGTTACCAGAAGGGCAGCCCAGAGAGGGCTGAATTGGAAAAAGTTTTGGATAAGATGGCTAAGGAATGCGAAGAAGTGCCATTAGTAATtggaaacgaagaaattaaaactgaCTTATGTAGATATCAAGTTATG CCACATAATCACAAAGCGAAAATAGCTAAGTACCACTGGGCAACACCTGATCTAGTCAAAAAAGCAATTGATGTTGCTGTTAAAGCTCAACGTGAATGGGAGAAATGTTCCATTGATAAACGTATACAAATTTGGTTGAAGGCAGCTGATTTAATGGCAAACAAGTATAGGCAACAATTGAATGCTGCCACTATGCTTGGCCAAAGTAAAACGGTTATCCAAGCAGAGATTGACAGTGCAGCAGAATTGAttgacttttttaaaatgcatgCATACTTTGCCAAAGATAGTCTCAAGTACCAACCAATTTCACCAGATAAAAGTACTTTGAACTCTATGAGGTATCGTGGGATGGATGGTTTCATTGCAGCAGTATCACCATTCAACTTCACTGCCATTGGTGGTAATCTTAGCTACACACCTGCTCTGATg GGTAATGCTGTCCTCTGGAAACCATCTGACACTGCCTTACTTTCTAACTGGTGGATCTTCAAAATATGTAGAGAAGCTGGTGTGCCACCAGGTGTAGTCAATTTTGTGCCCTGTGAGGGTCCCGTTTTTGGAGACACTATCACTGCTTCGCCATATCTGTCTGGAATCAATTTCACTGGATCAGTACCGACATTTAATCGTTTATGGATGCAAGTCGGTCAAAATTTGGGAAAGTATAAGAACTACCCAAAGTTGATAGGTGAATGTGgtggaaaaaattttcattttgtacacGCGAGTGCTGATGCAGAATCAGTTGCTTATGGGACCATAAAGAGTGCATTCGAATTCAATGGTCAGAAATGTTCTGCTTGCAGTAGAATGTATGTACCCGAATCTTTATGGCCTAAG ATAAAGGAGGCTCTTTTATCTAttcgtaaaaaattaactATCGGAGATGTAAGGGACTTCACTATGTTCTCTGGAGCAGTCATCGATGCTGTTGCGTTTAAAAGGATTTCCGGATATATCGAACACGCTAAGAAATCTCCTAATTTAGAAGTCATTGGTGGCGGAAACTATAATGATTC ACGAGGATACTTTGTTGATCCCACGATAGTGGTAACGAAGGATCCAAAAGATAAGATCATGACTGAGGAAATATTTGGCCCTGTGTTAACAATTTATGTTTACAAAGACTCGAAGCTAGACGAAACCATGAAACTTGTTGAATCATCGACTCCTTACGCTTTAACTGGATCGATATTTGGACAAGACGA ACAATGGGCGAGAAAAGCGCTCGAGGAGTTCAAATACACAGCTGGTAATTTTTACGTAAATGACAAATCGACTGGATCGGTTGTAGGTCAACAACCTTTTGGTGGTAGTCGAATGTCTGGTACAAACGACAAAGCCGGCGGCCCTCATTATGTCCTACGTTGGGCCTCGCCGCAGTCGATTAAAGAAACGTTTGTCCCTCTGCGCGAGTATGATTATCCGTACATGAGATCTTAG
- the LOC144475046 gene encoding breast cancer anti-estrogen resistance protein 3 homolog: MGKTASKLKSKRSQSIAWSFRFPSMGALQNLGASGRRRKRNGLSSSASCKDLYQKRHTIHLQPEIIIQKEHSIIVTPLTPGDLDDEDSRRSSEVRAEEEETAVERNEDQDSGSGESAGKTGDSGDYANLPMEPPEESTRKLLERELRLLDPRDLRSHAWYHGSTLRGGRKGAEAEVPNDGDFLVRDCASQPGNYVLTVRCKGQPLHFVINRVVIQPETVYERAQYQFEDEAFDTVADLITFYVGSGRPISQASGARIITPKPRSVPLTCVPAPTNSQHCSSPSSSSLSTGSPPRLPRKQQRSHSLTAQHHPSEQHDVRQVSNQQAAPHVPVQSSTLPRVPPIQSQPPSCSLSLGRQKITRVISDPALQQQQQPPLQPPNLNHQNSLGTAPPKPPRIPYVPNHQHHGHHHHHHHHHHHQGYQASGSDSGNGSGDSEFETNNSGGTSNPSGSAPIKGVVIRSHYHTSNDGMNGGNEYELSAEEQLVVAAPSLEITTALDIEGFSTLLLPAGDHRPLDPTALRGVSGMLHDSAPRVLASHLTKIDLELALQPGSGNRNGLSGIELATLPHGRQARVDLIERSECLKLLVAVTVLAGATAIERAATISKWIKVAIDTKTALGNLYGFCGVMLGLCLPQIQRLANTWHLLRQKHTDEAFSFEAKLRPTLRAMNECTNPQAPNTTLPHLLPIALLGERGPEDVLGTAAPSSLTAAILSPWENSAPDCGLSIVWSHLETARKIAENLPLFRRNAEIALEGSRSDELLSDAFRTEFHIKFLWGSRGSTVAPEERHLKFTQVLDAMFDKCTSSEVTA, translated from the exons ATGGGAAAGACCGCCAGCAAGCTGAAATCGAAACGGAGCCAGA GCATAGCATGGAGCTTCCGGTTTCCATCTATGGGCGCCCTGCAAAATCTAGGCGCCAGCGGCCGTCGTCGAAAGAGGAACGGCCTGTCCTCTTCAGCTTCGTGTAAGGACCTCTATCAGAAGCGACACACGATCCACCTACAACCGGAAATCATTATTCAGAAGGAGCACTCCATCATCGTGACTCCTCTGACGCCGGGTGATCTTGACGACGAAGACAGCCGAAG GTCGTCGGAGGTGAGAGCCGAGGAAGAGGAGACCGCGGTGGAGAGAAACGAGGACCAGGACTCCGGTTCCGGGGAATCTGCCGGTAAAACGGGTGACAGCGGCGACTACGCGAATCTACCGATG GAGCCACCCGAGGAGTCGACGCGCAAACTCTTGGAGCGGGAACTTCGACTTCTGGATCCTAGAGACCTGAGATCGCACGCTTGGTACCACGGCAGCACGCTGCGTGGTGGTCGGAAGGGTGCGGAAGCGGAAGTGCCGAACGACGGTGACTTTTTGGTGCGTGACTGTGCCTCGCAACCCGGCAACTATGTGCTCACGGTCCGGTGCAAGGGTCAGCCTCTTCATTTCGTTATCAACAGG GTGGTGATCCAGCCGGAGACAGTGTACGAGAGGGCGCAGTACCAATTCGAGGACGAGGCGTTCGACACGGTGGCCGACTTGATAACGTTCTACGTGGGCAGCGGCCGACCCATCAGCCAAGCCAGCGGTGCTCGCATAATCACGCCAAAGCCGAGATCGGTGCCGCTCACATGCGTGCCAGCACCAACGAACAGCCAGCACTGTTCCAGCCCCTCGTCGTCTTCTCTATCCACGGGCTCTCCACCCCGTCTACCCCGGAAGCAGCAGCGTAGTCACTCGTTGACGGCTCAACACCATCCATCGGAACAACACGATGTCCGGCAGGTATCCAACCAGCAAGCCGCGCCGCACGTGCCGGTCCAGTCGAGCACTCTGCCCCGGGTGCCGCCTATCCAAAGCCAGCCGCCATCTTGTTCCTTGTCCCTGGGTCGCCAGAAGATCACCAGGGTGATTTCGGATCCTGCTCtccagcagcaacagcagccgCCGCTCCAGCCGCCGAATCTGAATCATCAGAACTCGCTGGGCACGGCTCCGCCGAAGCCTCCGAGGATACCTTACGTTCCGAATCACCAGCACCATGGccaccatcaccaccaccatcatcaCCATCACCACCAAGGTTACCAGGCGTCGGGCAGCGACAGCGGAAACGGTTCCGGGGACAGCGAGTTCGAGACCAACAACTCCGGAGGCACCAGCAACCCTTCGGGCTCGGCGCCCATCAAAGGCGTGGTGATCAGAAGCCACTATCACACCAGCAACGACGGCATGAACGGCGGAAACGAGTACGAATTGTCCGCGGAGGAGCAGCTGGTCGTCGCCGCGCCCTCCCTGGAGATCACCACGGCGCTGGACATTGAAGGATTCAGTACTCTATTGTTGCCCGCCGGGGATCACAGGCCTCTTGACCCGACCGCTCTCAGAGGAGTCTCCGGAATGCTCCACGATTCGGCTCCCAGGGTTCTGGCCTCTCATCTGACCAAGATCGATCTGGAACTGGCTCTGCAGCCTGGTTCCGGCAACCGAAACGGGCTCAGTGGCATCGAGCTAGCTACTCTGCCGCACGGCAGGCAGGCCAGGGTTGACCTGATCGAGAGGTCCGAGTGTCTGAAGCTGCTCGTCGCGGTGACCGTGCTGGCTGGTGCCACCGCGATCGAGAGGGCTGCCACCATCAGCAAGTGGATCAAGGTGGCCATAGACACGAAAACTGCCCTCGGCAATCTGTACGGGTTCTGCGGCGTGATGCTGGGACTGTGTCTACCACAGATACAGAGGCTGGCCAATACGTGGCACTTGCTGAGGCAGAAGCATACCGACGAGGCATTCAGCTTCGAGGCGAAGCTGAGGCCCACCCTGCGCGCCATGAACGAGTGCACGAACCCCCAGGCTCCCAATACTACTTTGCCACATCTGCTGCCTATCGCGTTGCTGGGGGAACGGGGGCCAGAGGATGTTTTGG GAACCGCTGCGCCTTCGAGCCTCACAGCGGCGATCTTGTCGCCGTGGGAGAACTCGGCGCCGGACTGCGGTCTGTCGATAGTTTGGTCCCACTTGGAAACGGCCCGAAAAATAGCAGAGAATCTGCCATTGTTTCGTAGGAACGCGGAGATCGCTCTAGAAGGTTCTAGAAGCGACGAGCTGCTCTCGGACGCGTTCCGAACCGAGTTCCACATCAAATTCCTATGGGGCAGTCGAGGGTCCACCGTGGCACCGGAGGAGAGACACCTGAAGTTTACGCAGGTCCTCGACGCGATGTTCGACAAGTGTACATCCAGCGAGGTGACGGCCTAA